A stretch of the Sulfurospirillum sp. UCH001 genome encodes the following:
- a CDS encoding ArsS family sensor histidine kinase has protein sequence MSIFTKLFLLFLVSLSLMLFVSRETSQLTQSKMEMLLKEKYLQASTELFRDLANNDQTALTKRLQTFNFEVIPEPSRVLETSRSVYEKSSSFGEVKIIVDAKGQYFLLLSYLDESLLIRDKNQEEGVFAQGMVTYFIVADIFVLVVIFLLIVRLLLPLKQINLTLKSFGEGALDVRMKRFGSKELDTLSNTFNAMASNIEALIFSRQRLLRDIGHELRTPLAKSKLALEMLGEGKYQQSLKKAITQVDELTKELLDIERLNANMEQLTLATFDAETLISESLSRALIEDESLVELHVEESFEIKGDLNYLSIALKNLIDNALKYGIEKPILLEVKERTISVKSRGEALEHPLEYYCEPFAQGDAARGVEGFGLGLSIVKKIVEKHGFRLRLTCQNGWNSFSVLFK, from the coding sequence ATGTCCATTTTTACGAAGCTCTTTTTACTCTTTTTAGTCAGCCTCTCATTGATGCTCTTTGTCTCACGCGAAACCAGTCAACTCACTCAATCAAAAATGGAAATGTTATTAAAAGAGAAGTACCTACAAGCTTCCACTGAACTCTTTCGCGACCTTGCCAATAACGATCAAACAGCCCTTACCAAAAGGCTTCAAACCTTTAACTTTGAAGTGATACCAGAGCCTTCTCGAGTATTAGAAACTTCTAGAAGTGTGTATGAAAAAAGTAGCTCTTTTGGTGAAGTCAAAATCATAGTCGATGCCAAAGGTCAATACTTTTTGTTGCTGAGTTATTTGGATGAAAGCCTGCTCATACGCGATAAAAACCAAGAAGAGGGCGTTTTCGCTCAAGGGATGGTAACCTACTTTATCGTTGCCGATATTTTCGTGCTTGTTGTGATTTTCTTGCTCATTGTAAGACTTCTTCTTCCTCTAAAACAGATCAACCTTACGTTAAAATCCTTTGGTGAAGGCGCTTTAGATGTGCGTATGAAACGCTTTGGCTCAAAAGAGCTAGACACACTCTCCAATACCTTTAATGCGATGGCTTCTAACATTGAAGCACTTATCTTCTCGCGTCAACGCTTACTTCGTGACATTGGGCATGAGCTAAGAACGCCGCTTGCTAAGTCCAAATTGGCATTAGAGATGCTAGGCGAGGGTAAGTATCAGCAAAGCCTTAAAAAGGCCATCACTCAAGTTGATGAGCTTACCAAAGAACTCTTAGACATTGAAAGACTCAATGCCAATATGGAACAGTTAACTTTAGCCACTTTTGATGCAGAAACACTCATCTCAGAGTCACTCTCTCGCGCACTCATTGAAGATGAAAGTTTGGTAGAGCTTCACGTGGAAGAGAGCTTTGAGATAAAAGGCGATCTTAATTACCTAAGTATTGCGCTTAAAAATCTCATAGACAATGCCCTAAAATACGGCATAGAAAAGCCTATACTCCTTGAAGTGAAAGAGCGCACCATCAGCGTTAAAAGCAGGGGAGAAGCGCTTGAACATCCACTCGAATACTACTGCGAGCCATTTGCCCAAGGCGATGCGGCTAGAGGTGTGGAAGGGTTTGGTTTGGGGCTAAGCATTGTCAAAAAAATCGTTGAAAAGCATGGCTTTAGGTTAAGACTTACGTGTCAAAATGGATGGAATAGCTTTTCAGTACTTTTTAAATAA
- a CDS encoding response regulator transcription factor, which translates to MSEKILLIEDDLEMSSLIADYLQNYDFDVQAFDKPKEALAYLKNHLSEYKIIVLDLMLPQMDGFDVCKEIRSMSDAHIIISSARNELSDKILGYGVGADDYLAKPYEPRELVLKINSYLRRNVPAKKKIGDFEIDEAKMEVSLEGYALDLTKIEFDILLLLLSNQGKVFSREVIFNAINGIGYNSKDRTVDMHISNLRAKIGDDPKNPKYIKSVWGIGYKMVG; encoded by the coding sequence ATGAGCGAAAAAATTCTACTTATTGAAGATGATTTGGAGATGAGCTCACTTATAGCAGATTATCTGCAAAACTATGACTTTGATGTTCAAGCGTTTGACAAACCTAAAGAGGCACTTGCATATCTTAAAAACCATCTAAGTGAGTATAAAATCATCGTGCTGGATTTGATGCTTCCTCAAATGGATGGTTTCGATGTCTGCAAAGAGATTCGCTCCATGAGTGATGCGCACATCATCATCTCTTCCGCTCGCAATGAACTCAGCGATAAAATCTTAGGCTATGGCGTGGGAGCCGATGATTACCTCGCAAAGCCTTATGAACCACGTGAACTCGTTTTAAAAATCAACTCCTATCTTAGAAGAAACGTTCCTGCAAAAAAGAAAATAGGGGATTTTGAAATTGATGAAGCGAAAATGGAAGTCTCTTTGGAAGGCTATGCGCTCGATCTTACCAAAATAGAGTTTGACATCTTGCTTTTACTCCTTTCTAATCAAGGCAAAGTTTTTTCACGCGAAGTGATTTTTAATGCCATCAATGGCATCGGTTACAACTCCAAAGATCGCACCGTCGATATGCACATCAGCAACTTACGCGCTAAAATAGGCGATGATCCGAAAAATCCAAAATACATCAAATCCGTTTGGGGTATTGGCTACAAAATGGTAGGTTAA